The genomic segment ATCagagagaacaaagatgggatctcagaggaggatgggaatatattttggatatgagtctcccactattattaagtatcttgagccgaccacaggagatttatttaaggccagatgcATGGACTGTCAGTTTACAGAATCCGAATTTcttatgttgggtggagagacaagcaagctggttaaagaaaaattatggaatcaaacatccttaaattggcaagatcctcggactctagcatgtgatgcagtcATGCAGAGGTCCAGAAAATTATTCATTTGCAAAGCTAGCTAAtaaattgccagattcctttgctgacccaaagagagttatgaaatcgtacataccagcttgtaatgcaccagtacgtattgatgttcaaaaaggaacacaatcaagttgctacagagtctaaggcacATTTGAAATgtggtagaccattaggttccaaagataagaaccctcggaaatctaaaaaaggtgcaaaacaaaccgaggttaaggacttaacagacatggccgcggcaaatcctaacgtaccaaatgaggtttgggacgctgaacctcaaggacctaaaggtattgataataatgagatctcaataaattatatcatgtctggaattcaatggaactataaagatgtcgacatcgatgaaatatttgcatacaaggtagcacttgaaataaatgaggatcatgaacccacgtctatattagagtgcactcaaagtaaagattggttaaaatggaaagaagccattgacgtggagttaaactctttaaagaagaggaatgtgatataaagccagttggacataaatgggtctttgtaagaaagagaaatgagaataatgaaatcgtgagatataaggcacggcttgtagcacaaggattctctcaaagaccaggaatagattatgaggagacttaCTCCcttgtgatggatgcaacgacttttagatatctaataagtctggctataagagaaaaactggatttgcggttaaaggatgttgtaaccgcatacttacacggtccactggataatgaaatttatatgagattactaGAGGGTatttgagctcaaagataagagtggttctcgagaacagtactgcattaGGCTGAACAAATCCCTTTTATGGACTGAAAtagagtggtcgaatgtggtataaccgatTAACTGAGTATTTagctaaagaaggctataagaatgacccaatcagtccatgtatttttattaagaaGTTTGCAAATGATGTAGTACATTTCTATGAATTAAATTATCGAACCTCAGTTTGCAATGATCAACACACCAGGAATACACATGAATGCTTAATCTAAGCTAATAAGAAAGGGGTTTGTTTTATGTATCAACTAACTAGAAGCaactttaaataaatcaaacaaacaaactaaaagcaagcaaacacacaactaagaacagttttaaaatcaagattaaacaagtgaaccttaggcaaggtaattgactcgggagatagctaatcaatcctagatgtctaagcaacaatcaagaacaatcctatggctaagaacacttatgcaaatcaatccatttccatgatagagattctatgctaatcaagtgataatcaacaatttccaaaggtaatcacaaggcaagcatgcattaatatcaagtctaaataccactaagcaccctaatcatcaagcaaagctcttgaatagtttggttcaggaattttatcaaacaccttgtgggcataaaaatcctaatgtctagattcaagcttgatcaaagcaatctagcattattaacactaattaggataggaaatacataaataaagccctagacatcaaagatcaatcatctatctccctaatctaccaagcccaaagttctaaggatctactcactcatcatcatgatcacacaaaggaaagagtttgatccttgtgaaatcataataagagattgtAGATTAGGAgattagaaagaagaaattgctattaaaaacttagaattaCTCAATCCTTCAACAAACCAAGCTTAAGAAGCCTAAGTAgctgctaaacaaaagataagataagatatatgtctccccttaatagggttagagtatttataggaaggtAGAAGAGAAcccgggtcaacccaaaacaaagtGGGTCAAACCcggttcaaaaagaaaacaagagtgGTGCTGGCTCCAgcggccatggcttggccgagtggTGTGGCCGCGTGTGTCTTCGCACCTTGGTCCATCTGATCTCCAgcggccatggcttggccgagtggTGTGGCCGCGTGTGTCTTCGCACCTTGGTCCATCTGATCTCCAGCTCTGGCTGTATATACGCTCActaaaacaggtataactcCTTAAACACACATCCGATTGTTCTGAAATCACCTCCATGGCATAGCttactcaatttccaataacttTGGAGAAGAACTCTGGAGCTAAATCCGAAGGAAAggtcttcatacgagtcgatctttgagggcCTGCAGactggttccgaatcatcaatcatcttgtgtgcatccaaatgtgtgtcttccattatattgctaattattgacttatttacatctctactccaacacctgagataccaaacttgatgcaacatgcaacctaaacaacctaaatgctcatgaatatgcacaaaacaatgaataaataagctttaaaatcacataaaaacacaagatatccactcccccaaacttatactttgctagtcctctagcaaaaATCAAgcaagagtgagagagagaggggtttGAAAAAGggattcagaaccaaaaagcatcaacaaaggattcaaaccacagTCCTTAAATGTAATTCAATGGTACTAAAAtcaatcaaagtccttacaaataCTTTTCTATGCTTTTCACAATACATCACTCTAGTTCACTTTCTATCTATTgataaagacttgcaatcctattgaacatctctttcacattcattaaagtgtttggtgtgatcttgcaaatggaaaataaatcaagctcaattggttaAGGGAAATGCTTTTTATAAAGTGGTTGGAAATGGTGTTTTTGGGTGGTtaactctcaaacaaagaggaatgctagacagtcatGAAatctatctaagactgagaataatttgggcatacaaagcttagctctctATGTTCTACCCACCTAAAAGTTTTTCTACCatttttctcatctttcttccttttttccaaACCCAAAGACTCAACTTTGATCTCTTAaaccccccctttttttttttgtaacttcaGGTCTTATTCTTTTTGATATCTCTAAGGCTGTTCTTTGCTTTAAACATTAGCTccttttatttcttattctttcCTTGCTATACTCCCAATCTTATTTGATTTTCCTTTACTCAATTCTTTTTGATTCTAGGAGATTATAACAATACTTTCTATCCCATTTCTTTGAGACTTAGAGCTTATAACCAAACTTGACCTTAgacacttttcttttcttttatgacCAAGTAAACCTTTATTTCCCTTCTTATTCCCTATTGTTCCCAAACTTGaacccaaatcaacattctaaccacctatttctttcaaaaccagtcctaTTAGCTAGCTATAAAGGTTCCAAgcctagctaaaacaagagccagttctttgtcattctcaatactctcaagatttcacaacctatagcattatcaagaaaaggcctcactcaacaaatcaatacaaggcttgaaagaaaaggtttgggGTTCAAAGGCatggcaagagattgggttaaacaaaatagagtggcaaatagagatagttaacccaaatgaaagttccattagctagcattcatagtccataagcaagataatttaaagatcatattaaattccaaataatatagagatgcagcaatgatcaagcaagctttacactagaagaaaatgctttcaagtgacacaatgctttaagcttagactcttcattttttcccaaaaattaaacaagcaCCAACGAACTATAGATGAGGGCTGTGGATTCAATCCTAAGTCTCTACTTCTACCAAGGTAGTGTCATTATTATctcaaatgcaaatgcaaatgcatactaaatgcttctagactcaatcctaaacacaagaatgaatatgcaaagttacatgcatttgtttttgttttttttttttttgaaaatttttcaaatttttttgattttctcaaaacatagctattaacaatgcatcacagaaaagatgaaaatcaaaacaaaacacaatgttagatggttagtccctcccccaaacttaattcacacagtccctgtgtgagaAACATCCAAGAGAAAgactaacaaaataaagaaaacaagactcaaatgatatatacaatagAAAGTTAGGACCATACCTTGGCCCTAGTTGTGAACCTTAGGGAATGGAGTGATAGGAGGAGCTATAGTGCTCCCTTGAGATCCTGTTGAATTGGTGGAAGGAGAGTGGAGGTTGATAGTAATCACACTTGAGAGATTCGAACCTCAGTTTGCAATGATCAACACACAGGGAATACACATGAATGCTTAATCTAAGCTAATAAGAAAGGGGTTTGTTTTATGTATCAACTAACTAGAAGCaactttaaataaatcaaacaaacaaactaaaagcaagcaaacacacaaataagaacagttttaaaatcaagattaaacaagtgaaccttgggcaaggtaattgacttgggagatagctaatcaatcctagatgtctaagcaacaatcaagaacaatcctatggctaagaacacttatgcaaatcaatccatttccatgatagagattctatgctaatcaagtgataatcaacaatttccaaaggtaatcacaaggcaagcatgcattaatatcaagtctaaataccactaagcaccctaatcatcaatttccattggctaggaaagcaaagctcttgaatagtttggttcaggaatttcatcaaacaccttgtgggcatgaaaatcctaatgtctagattcaagcttgatcaaagaaatctagcattattaacactaatcaagataggaaatacataaataaagccatagacatcaaagatcaatcatctatctccctaatctaccaaacCCAAAGTTCTaaggatctactcactcatcttcatgatcacacaaaggaaagagtttgatctttgtgaaatcataataagagattgtAGATTAGGAgattagaaagaagaaattgctattaaaaacttagaagtactcaatccttcaacaaaccaagagtaaacaagcttaagaatcctaagtggctgctaaacaaaagataagataagatatatgtgtccccttaatagggttagagtatttataggaaggtAGAAAAGAAcccgggtcaacccaaaacaaagtGGGTCAAACCcggttcaaaaagaaaacaagagtgGTGCTAGCTCCAGCGGCCATGGCTTAGCCGAGTGGTGTGGCCGCGTGTGTCTTCTCACCTTGGTCCATCTGATCTCCAGCGGCCAGGGCTTGGCCGAGTGGTATGGCCGCGTGTGTCTTCGCACCTTGGTCCATCTGATCTCCAGCTCTGGCTGTATATACGCTCActaaaacaggtataactcCTTAAACACACATCCGATTGtcctgaaatcacctccattgcAAAGCTTACTCAGTTTCCAATAACTTTGGTGAAGAACTCTGGAGCTTAATCCGAAGGAAAggtcttcatacgagtcgatctttgagggcCTGCAGactggttccgaatcatcaatcatcttgtgtgcatccaaatgtgtgtcttccattatattgctaattattgacttatttaGCTCCAAAGCACACTCTCCTTGTACATCTCTACTCCAACACCTGAGATACCAAACTTGATGCAAcatgcaacctaaacaacctaaatgctcatgaatatgcacaaaacaatgaataaataagctttaaaatcacataaaaacacaagatatcagcaaacaaagggtttgttaTTATAgcagtttatgttgatgatttaaaCATATTTGGAACCCCTGGTGAAATTGCCCAAAAGAGTAGAATATCTCAAgagagaatttgaaatgaaagacttaggaaaaactaagttctgtttggggctacaacttgagtacatgaataatggaatccttgtgcatcaaatggcatatacaaaaaaggtactcaagaggtttaatatggaccaggttcacccattgaccagccaatggttgtgagaagccttgacttggataaagatccatttggtccaaagaaggacaatgaagaagttcttagtctagaagtgccatacctcagtgctataggagcgttaatgtttcTGGCTacccacactagaccagacatatgtttttgccgtgaacctccttgcaagatttagttcttgtccgacccaaaggcactggggTGGAATTAAGTATTTGttacgttacctacaaggaactaaagatttgggtttatattatactaactataacaaagaaggttttagttggttttgctgatgcaggttataaCAAAGAGCATTTAGCGTGTCTAGTCgaggtcgatgactcaacatatcaggacagatTGTGGTATGGTCGAAGACAAGGAGCCAACCGTTATATATGAAGACAATACAACTaacatcgcacagctcaaggaaggttacatcaagggagatcggacaaagcatatcctacccaagttcttcttcacacatgaactacaaaaggccggagaagttcaagtggttcAAATTCAGTCTagtgacaactcagccgatctcttcaccaaatcattgccgacaacaacattcaagaagctcatgcaccagattgggatgcagagacttaaggacttcagggatgcttagaacagggggagcaatgtgtgctgtactctttttccttcaccatggttttgtcccactgggttttcctggtaaggttttaatgaggcagcatccccaagcACATTACATCGATCCCTTAGCATCTTgcatggttatgtcatccaagggagAGTGTTATAAACCACTTAAGGATAGACTCCATAACCAAGCCCATACACGGTCCATACACTGTCCAAGACTTGAAGCCCATTCGGTCAAGACAAGGAAGCCCATCGGCCATTAGTCTTAGCTTATGGCGGTCTAAGTGTTTTGTGTTTCCTATTGTGATAATGCCTAGACTTTACTATACATATGTAACCTCTATCAATTCTATggaataagaataagagatttCAACCTTTGAATCCTCTTATTTACAACagggtttaatattttgaatatagggttttattttgaaaaattaatttgaaatacaGTGCTATGTGtgaaattttagagatgttgtgctaaatttgaaaaatacttattttaatgctatttttgagaatcttccTAATATATACTAGACTGTAAATTGGTTTTGAAGACATATTATAACTgttttacttattattttttaatactcaaatttggattaaaagcatttgattcaatttatgaaatatcaaatttggTTTTTCTTGTTGATCATGTTATAAACTgactttcaattttatttttttatctgtttaattttacaaatataattacataaatgttgttttattttaccatgaatttaaaatttactttcattctttaaaacatttaaacatttaaaatttaaaactatgatcagtttataaaaaaattaaattatattattaccactaataaaaaaatgaaaaatatttgggttcactcctagggtgaaCCCTGTTGTTCACTTCTtcattttcaaccaatcagaatcttctataaattatttcatttaaaatttaaatcaaaattaaattaaaaaatcaaaacaaattaaggaaataaattctgtatacttttaatcaaggaaagttaaatattggcttgttttatattttacaattagaacaaaattatgtgttggtttaagtttacaaataagatgattagggtttagattttagaattaaaataaaattatatgtcggtttggggtTACAAATAAGTTTAGATCGGCAGGACGAACCCACACTTGGAATCACCTTTTGTTAGAGTATGCCAAAGATGAACTGCCATCTCATGGAAAGACAGGAAAAAATTGGACTGTAGATTTGGACAGAATTTATGCACCGGTCTTCATTAATGGTAATCACTGGATCTCAGTTTGCATTAACTTCAGACTAAGAACAATTGAAGTCTTCGACTGTAATCAATACCAAACCAGAAGACATGTTGAGCCATTCGCTAATGTCATCCCTCGTCTTGTGAAGGAGATTCACAAAAAGGTTGATGGAAAAGCTCCCTTGTTGACTCCATACGAGATCATCCAGGTTTGTATGCCACCTAAATTAAATCGGTCAAGTTGTGATTGTGGAGTTTATGCCCTGAAGTATATCGAGTGTCACATGTGTGATCTATCTTATGAGTTGATTGACGATGAAAACATCAAGCAAGCTTGTTTGAAGTTGGCAGTCGATCTTTGGTCAGCAGCAAAGGATCCTGTGCTAGTGGAACGAATGAAAACTTATGTGCGTCCAGTATGCAGCTGAGTTTGTAGACCTTGGCTAATTTTTAATTGTCTTTATGATTGTTTTGTAAATGATGGTTTTTGATGCTTTTGCTTGTTAGACTAATATAAGACTCATTAGTATTAATCCTTGATGGTGTTGCTTTAGGACTTACTAATATGAGACTCAATAACATAAGGTCATAaacataagaacacaaaaacatacaCGATTTAAGCATACCGATGACCTGGTTTAAACATACACGATTTAAGCATACCGATGACCCGGTTTAAACATACACGATTTAAGCATACCGATTTAAGCATACACAATTTAAACATACACGATTTAAGCATATCGATGACCCGATGTAAGCATACCGATGACCCGGTTTTTAATTTCAacatttaaggaaaaaaataaaattagggatcttcttttccaatacttgatcttcttctccaatactctcttcttcttctttcccgatactttcttattcttcatcgCAAAAACTGATAGTAGCCATGAGCCAACGTTCTTCGGCTGGTTCGTCAGGGTTACCGTCGAGAAGTTCTCAGGTTGGAGTTCCGTGTAGATGCTGGTGTGGTGGAGAGATTAGAACCTACACCTCAAAGACAGAAGAGAATCCATGTAGAAGATTTTACAGATGTGTTGTTGGTGTGaaggtaatttacttttatcagTCCTTATTCATCACAATAGATGAAATTTATTAACTATTGTTATCGAAACAATGAttttaggagaagaaggagaaacactTGTTCCGTTGGATTGATGATGCTGTTCTAGAGGAGATTAGGATGgttgaaagcaaacaaaaccaactctTAGAGGATCTAAAAAAGATGGTAACAAACAATGTGGAGCTCCAAAAggagatggtgaaggagatgaaagaaaagatggagaagaatatGATTGAGATCATCAGGCAAGAGCTAATGGTTGCAAAAGAGAGTATGGAGAAGTCGAACAAGCAGAGGATTTGTGTACTAGTCGTATTGGCAGTTTCAATGGCGTGGCTTTATAAGAAGATGATATGATGTCTTTGCTTTCtgtattttgttgttatgcTTAACACTTTTTGTTAGTCTTGTTTTTTGTACTCTGGTTTTAATGAAagtttgattgaaagaaaacacCATCAAGGAATTTCAAAACACATGAGTATCATTCATCACAAAGGTGCTGCCGTGAAACACAACCCacgaatttcaaaacaaatgagtctattaatcgaaaataaaaaccatcaaacagCATCATTCATAATAAAGCAGCTGCCACAAAGGTGCTGCCGTGAAACACAACCCacgaatttcaaaacaaatgagtctattaatcgaaaataaaaaccatcaaacacCATCATTCATCACAAAGCAGCTGCCACAAACACAACCCAGAGGCTAGCTGAAACATAACGAGTACcgtaaatataaatgaaatcaaaaattcaaaaacaggaATCTTAAGTTGATGCACAAACCATTTTTATATCACGATATCACAGGTCGTTCTGTTATGCCCTTCTTTGCCACACCGCGCACACTTATGTCTCTTTGACCCTTGTgagttttgtgatgattttatcttgtcttcagcggattcatatcttctttttcttcgccGTCCTggatgtcttcttgtttcaggtggtcgaacttttgcatcttcaacATGCTGTGGGACTCGCCATTCTTCTTCAGGAACACCTATTGGATTAACAGTTTCCTCATATTGCGATCTCCATGCAGTAGTGGTATACACATCATCAGCATAAGGATATAGATCCTTGCCTATATCAAAAGCTCCTTTTATAGCATGTCTACAAGGGAGTTTTTGGATGCTGAACTTTCCACATGAACAAGTCCTTCTTTCTAAGTCAACAATGTAGTCTACTCCATTACCTTTAACCTGGATCTGCGATCTGCTCATCAAATAACCGTTCATGAATTTAcctttctctattcttcttgaaatctttttctccACCTCAACAGTTAAAGGATCTTTATGCTTTGCACTTAACTCTCTACTCTCATAAAACCAGCGTGTCATCATTTCTCTGATGCTGTCTAACAAAGGAATTATTGGATACTCTCTGGGTGTCCTCAAAgcagcattgattgattcagcTGCATTGTTGGTGTTAATATCATACCTATAACCCGAAAAATGACAGCGAGCCCATTTTGTCACATCGGCTTCCTCTAGATAACTTCCAATAGCAGGACTAATATTATTAACTTGCCTaaactctttctcaaactcaGCAACTCTATAAGCTTTTGATGCTTTCGCAACCTTACCAGCGACACCTCTTCCCTTATGATATGTTATCACATTACTAATCAAGTGGTGGATGCAAATACCATGTTTAGCCAATGGATAGATGTTTCCAATTGATTTAGCAATCGATGTATGTCTATCTGACACAAATGATaaaccttcttcatcagctataaccatcttaagttgcataaaaaaccactcccatgaacaatcattctcagaatcagcaattCCAAATGCGATTGGATACAAATTGGAGTTACCATCTACAGCTGTAGCAACTAGGAGAACCCCTTtgtatttattcttcaaaaatgtacCATCAACTACTATCACTTTCCGCATTGACTTGTAGAACCCTCTTGTTgattgaccaaaagaaataaatagatatttaaatCTTCCATCAAAGTCAATTTCATAATTCGTGAACGTACCAGGATTCGCTTCTTGTAGCATGTGCAAGTATTTTGGAATCTTAGCATAACTTTTCTCAGGAATTCCTCTAACTTCGTTAACTGCATACTCCCGAGACTCCCAAACTTGGTGATATGTTAGCTCGTAGCCATACCTTGAACGAATAATATTAACTATATCATTCGGTTTAGGACCTTCCTTCACACCCTCATAGCTTTGCTTAATGAGATGTCCAATTGTTCTTGCAAATGGAGTCCtacaaaatgagttttttttttgaaggggcAGATGTATGGTtacccacaaacttgttgattttgaaatatgtagacGCTTGTAAACACTCAGCCCGGAGACGCCAATTACAAGCACTATCAATGCAGCGTATACACCACCATCTcttatcagattttgtaatcCTGTAGTCGCAGTTATATTTCATTGTATACATTTCCATAGTAGCCTGTAAAGCTTCCTTACTACTGAAATATTCCCTCTTTTTtaccattgaatcttccaactttAAACCAGCAGCATCACCAAGATTAGCATCAGTAGGCTTTTCTAATACATCATTAGTCGGCTTAGGTGAATTCCTTGAAATAATACCTACTGATTTTCCCACATCAACTTCTACATTACAACCATCGCTACTATCGACTGGGAACTTATTCAGATGGAACTGGACTTTACTCCTATCACCAGCAACTACTCTTTTGAATGTAACACACAACCGAATCATGTTTCTCTTTTTCAGATATGTAATAAAAATTTTCATACCTCTATCATTTGTCAATACAACAGGAGGACAATCAACTTTAACCTCTGTGGGTAGATAactgaattccacatcaaacatattttgcTCTATTTCATAGTCTTCTGAAACCATCACCTTCAACTCTTTAAGAGATGTAGTGGGTTGCAAAGTCAGTAATCtagcacgtttttcttcatcatcaataaatctccactccttCTTTGCATCCAGTgtccatacaccacaagtaacat from the Camelina sativa cultivar DH55 chromosome 12, Cs, whole genome shotgun sequence genome contains:
- the LOC104733783 gene encoding uncharacterized protein At4g04775-like, with protein sequence MSQRSSAGSSGLPSRSSQVGVPCRCWCGGEIRTYTSKTEENPCRRFYRCVVGVKEKKEKHLFRWIDDAVLEEIRMVESKQNQLLEDLKKMVTNNVELQKEMVKEMKEKMEKNMIEIIRQELMVAKESMEKSNKQRICVLVVLAVSMAWLYKKMI
- the LOC104733784 gene encoding uncharacterized protein LOC104733784; the encoded protein is MVIADEEGLSFVSDRHTSIAKSIGNIYPLAKHGICIHHLISNVITYHKGRGVAGKVAKASKAYRVAEFEKEFRQVNNISPAIGSYLEEADVTKWARCHFSGYRYDINTNNAAESINAALRTPREYPIIPLLDSIREMMTRWFYESRELSAKHKDPLTVEVEKKISRRIEKGKFMNGYLMSRSQIQVKGNGVDYIVDLERRTCSCGKFSIQKLPCRHAIKGAFDIGKDLYPYADDVYTTTAWRSQYEETVNPIGVPEEEWRVPQHVEDAKLASGLCLWQLLCDE